AAAAGAGAGAAGAAGCTACAGAAATTTACCATATAGAAAAAGAGGCTAAGGATGGGGTGAGAGTGATTAAAGAAATCAAAAACCCAAATGAAACTCATAAATACAATGCGAAGGCTTGTATTAAGGAAATAAACAAGCGTTTGAAGAAAAATAAAATTGCTATGTTGTATAATGGAAAAGAAGCAGAATTAAATATGTACCACTTTCAAAATTTTACGGCGTATTTTTGCTTAAAGGAAAATGAAAGAATGTGTTTTACATATCAAATATCTGCTCAGCCACAGTATAGTTATTCGCAGCAAGCGATTGATTTTATATATGGTGAAATAGAAAAAGCACCAAGTACAATACTTGACAATTTAAAACAAAAATTGACAAAAAAATAGCCAACCCCAGGAGCAAAGGATTCTAAGCAACTGAAATGCCTACTCCCATTCGGGAACCCAGCTTTAATCCGTCACAAGTTGACTATTATTAATAATAACATAATTTAATTATATGTCAAGGCTTTGGAGAAAGTTTATTGTAAGACTTGACCAGATTTGAAATAAGTAGTAGGAAAGGAAACACAAATCCGGGTTTGTGGGGACGATATAGTGATATTTAATGATGTTCTTGAAATAAAAAATGGCCGTAATCAAAGAAGGGTAGAAAATCCAGACGGAAAGTATCCTGTTTATGGTAGCGGTGGAATTATGGGATATGCAGATGATTATATTTGCAGTGCGGAAACAGTAATTATTGGGAGAAAAGGTAGCATTAACAATCCTATTTTTGTTGATGAGCCGTTTTGGAATGTTGATACGGCATTTGGTTTGGAAGCCAAACGGGAAGTGTTGATTCCTAGATATTTATACTATTTTTGCAAGCATTTTGACTTTAAACAGTTAAATAAAACTGTAACAATACCGAGTTTGACGAAATCAGATTTGTTGAAGATAGAAATTAAGCTACCATGTCTATCAAATCAGCAGTCTATTGTTCATAGATTACAAAGCGTGGAGCAAATTATTGATAATTACTATCAGCAACTTGAAAAATTGGACGAACTTGTCAAAGCCCGATTTGTCGAGATGTTTGGGGATCCAGTTGAAAATCCACATGGATTTAGAAAAGTAGCACTTTCCGAGTTGGCGGAGATAAAGATTGGTCCTTTCGGCTCATTATTGCACAAAGAAGATTACATTGAAGGTGGACATCCTCTCTTAAATCCATCGCATATAGTGGGTGGAAAAGTAGTTCCAGATAGCAAGCTGACAATATCTGATAAAAAATATGATGAACTTGAAGCATATCATTTGCATACGGACGATGTAGTTATGGGGCGTAGGGGAGAAATGGGACGTTGTGCTGTTGTTACATCTGAAGGTTTCTTATGTGGAACTGGTAGTTTGCTAATTAGAACCAAAGGTGAAGTAACAGCAGACTATATACAGAAAACAATCTCATTTCCGTCATTTAGAAAGACGATTGAAGACATGGCTGTTGGACAGACGATGCCGAACTTAAATGTTCCTATTGTGTCGAAATTCCAGATTATTAAGCCTCCAATTGAAGTGCAAAAAAGATATTATGAATTCGTTGCTCAAGTCGACAAATCAAAAATTGCCGTACAGAAAGCATTGGATCAGACACAGTTATTATTTGACAGTTTAATGCAGAAGTATTTTGGATAGGAAGGAGGATGGGAAATGGCGAAAATGACAGTATATCATGGTGGCTATATACCGGTTGAAAATCCCAAAATTCGTGTCGGGAGAAATACAAAAGATTTTGGGGAAGGATTTTACTGCACAATTATTAAAGAACAGGCACAGAGGTGGGCAAGACGATATCATACTAAAATTGTGTCTATTTATGATGTGCGATTGAAATCTGATCTGCAAATCAAGGAATTTAAAGAAATGACGGATGAATGGCTGGATTTTATCATTGATTGTAGGAGTGGGAAGAAACATACATACGATATTGTGATCGGAGCAATGGCAAATGATCAGATCTACAATTATGTTTCTGATTATATGGATGGAACTATTACGAGAGAACAGTTTTGGGTACTGGCAAAATTTAAGTATCCGACACACCAGATTAATTTCTGTACAAAAGAAGCATTAAAATGTCTTGAATATAGAGGATTTGAGGAGGTTGTGTAATGGAAAATGCGGGGCGGGAGCCAGTAAAGGATAATGATTTGTTTTTTACGTGCAGTTTGATTGATTATATTGCAAGAAAGACAAAAAATACAAGAGCAGAGGTTGTAAATGCATTAGGCAAAAAGAACCTTGCGAAAATCTATGATTTAGCGGATGTTTATCATAGTGATAACATAGAACGTGTCAGTGATGATTTTATCAAAGAAGCTGGTATTAAAACGGGAAGCTTTGATAATGTAGCAGCGTGTAAATATGCCATTCCATCGTATTGGGATGTTGGCAAAGTATATAAAAGGCTGATAAAGGCTGTAGCAAAGTGCGAAAAGATAGAAATTATTGATGCACTATTGGAGGTTTATAATTCGTTTATAAGTAGCAAAATTGATGATTATAACAGCAGTATGTACTATGAAAATCCATCGTATCTCCTGGAATGTTATTTAGAAAATAAAGTCATTTAAAAGTTTTTAGAGTAGAATGTTGGTACTAGATGAAAGGAGTACCAACATGGAAGAAAAGATTGTATTAATTATTAACAAAATGGCAGATTATTTAAACGTTTCGCAGATGAAAAAATTGCAGGAGGTTTTATTGCAAACATTTTCGGAAAATTCTGTGCATAAAGAGGAGACTTCAAATCTTGAGTATCTACAGTTGTTTTTAGATGCGAAAAAGATTGAAGGATGTTCCGCCAGAACTATTCAATATTATAGCTCTACAGTAGAACGAATGCTTCGAAACATAGAACAACCTATACGAAAGATTTCCACGGAAGAAATCAGAAAATATCTTGTTGATTATCAGAAAATCAATAATTGCAGCAAAGTTACAGTGGACAATATTCGGCGAAATATTTCCAGTTTTTTCTCATGGTTAGAGGAAGAAGACTATATTTTGAAAAGTCCGATGAAGCGTATTCATAAAATAAAAACAAAGCAACCCGTGAAAGAAACAATTTCTGATGAAGCAATAGAATTACTTCGGGACAGTTGTGAATGTTCCAGAGATCTGGCTATGATTGATTTGCTGTATTCTACAGGAATACGTGTGGGTGAGTTAGTGAATTTAAATATTTCAGATGTAGATTTTGAAGCTAGAGAGTGTATTGTTTTTGGAAAAGGAGATAAAGAACGAAAAGTATATTTTGATGCCAAGGCTAAACTTCATCTACAAAATTATTTGAAGACAAGGGCTGATGATAATCCAGCACTTTTTGTATCATTAGATGAACCTCACGATCGGTTGAAAATTAGTGGCGTGGAAATTCGTATCCGTTCCCTTGGTAGAAAATTGAATATGGAAAAAATCCATCCCCATAAATTCCGCAGAACAATGGCAACAAGAGCTATCGATAAAGGTATGCCGATTGAACAGGTGCAAAAGATATTGGGTCACTCTCAAATAGATACGACCATGCAATATGCTATTGTAAACCAAACAAATGTAAAAACATCCCATCAAAAATTCATTGCTTAAAACAATCCGGGTTTGTGGGGACGAATGTAGATGGTAAAATTAATTGAAATTACAGGTAAAGCCATATCTGGTGAATGGGGAACTGATGATGAAACTGGAGATGGTATCCCGGTTCTTAGAACCACCAATTTCACAAATGAAGGGGTAATTAATTACAGTGATATAGTTACCAGAACGATTACAAAGAAAAATATAGATGAAAAATTTCTCCGAAAGGGAGATATTATTATTGAAAAGTCAGGTGGAAGTGATAAGTTTCCAGTTGGAAGAGTCATTTATTTTGATGGAGAAGATAATACTTATTTATTTAATAACTTTACTGGATTACTCCGAGTAAAAAACCAAGAAGTGTGGTATCCGAGATATGTATTCTATTCTTTATTTGCAAATTATCAGCGCGGTGGTACAAAATCTTTTGAGAATAAAACGACGGGTCTTCATAATTTGAAAACGGATGATTATGTATCTAAATATGAGGTGGCTGAAATTGATAAGAAGGAACAGATTTTAATCTGTGAAAGGCTTGATAAATTATATGGAATTATAAAATTAAGAGAACATGAATTACAATTTTTAGACAATCTCATCAAAGCCCGATTTATCGAGATGTTTGGGGATTCAAGAATCAATTCAAAAGGGTTTAGGACAAAAAAAGGCAGTGAGCTATTTAAAATATCAAATGGGAAAGCTGTAGCTAACGATAAACGTTTTGAAGATGGTATCCCTGCGTATGGTGGAAATGGTATTTCTTGGTATACAGACGAGGTTTTATATGAACAAGACACAATTGTCATTGGAAGAGTCGGATTTCAGAGCGGGAATGTTCATTTGGTGAAGGGTCCTGTTTGGATTACCGATAACGCAATGTACATTAGTGACTTTTATGATGATAGTTTGTGCTTGGTTTTTCTCTGCGAAATGATGAAACAGATTGATTTTACAAGACTCCAAGATGCTGGGGATTTAAAAAAAGTCACTCAAAAACCGTTTATGAAAATGGACTATATCCTGCCATCAAAACAGTTGCAGGATGAGTATGTGGACTTTGTAAAACAAGTCGACAAATCAAAAGTTATGGTAATGGATATATGTCATTATTATGTTAAACCACGCTAAATGATTAGCGGTAATAATAGATGCCACAAAAGGACTGTTTATGGGAGGTATTCTATGAAGACCAATTTTGACTACCTAAAGAAAGATTCAAAATTTTCGGGATTTGCAGATGTAGCCATATCAGCAGAGAAGATTATTCTTATGGACCCGGAGGCCAGTATTCTCAATAGCCGCCGGGCAATGGAGTTTGCGATTAAATGGATGTATTCAGTGGATTCTGATCTTGAAATGCCGTATCAGGATAATCTGCAAAGTCTTATGAATGCAGAGGAATACAGGCATATTGTGGGTCCGGATTTGTGGAAACGCATGGATTATATAAGGAGATGTGGAAACAATGCGGCGCACAGTAATAAAAAATTAGGAAAAGATGAGGCAATGCTTTGTCTTGAGAATTTGTTTATCTATTTAGATTTTATTGCGTATTGTTATTCGGATCAGTATGAAGAACATTCTTTTGATAAAACGCTCATTACTTCCCGGATTGAGAAAGCAAGGGAATCCAAAGATGCAGCGATAGCTGTAAAAACAGAATTGGCAAAAGAACAAGAAAAATCTGCCAGACAAGAGCTTGACTTGCAGAAATTAATTGCGGAAAATGCTTCTTTAAAGGAAGAATTATCTTCCCGCAGGCAGGAACAACAGCAAACATATGTTCCTAAACCGTTGGATTTATCAGAATATAAAACCAGAAAGCTATATATTGATTCTATGCTTACAGATGCAGGCTGGGTGGAAGGAAGGGATTGGAGAAATGAAGTAGAACTTTCCGGAATGCCTAACCAGTCAGAAGTCGGTTTTGCAGACTATGTTCTTTATGATGATATGCACCGCCCATTGGCGATTGTTGAGGCTAAGAGAACCTGTGTGGACGTTTCGAAGGGAAGACAGCAGGCAAAGCTTTATGCTGATCTATTAGAGCAAAAATACAAAAGAAGACCTGTTGTTTTCCTTACGAACGGATTTGAAACACATATTATTGATGGACAATATCCGGAGAGAAAATGTTCGGCTATTTATTCAAAAAGGGATTTGGAGAAATGGTTCAATTTAATGATGACAAGAACAAGTCTGAAACATGTTGTAGTGAATAAGAATATTGCCGGACGGTACTATCAGGAATCTGCAATTAAGGCGGTTTGCAGCAGTTTTGGTGAAAAGAATCGAAGGAAAGCTTTGCTTGTAATGGCAACAGGTTCCGGAAAGACAAGAACAGTCATTGCATTGTGCGACTGCCTGCTGAAAGCAGGCTGGATCAGGAATATTCTTTTTCTTGCGGATAGGAATTCACTGGTTACACAGGCGAAAAGAAGTTTTGTGAATATGCTGCCGAATTTATCGTGTACAAATCTCGTTGAAGAAAAAGATAATTACAATGCACATTGTGTTTTCTCAACTTATCAGACGATGATGAATTGCATTGATACGACATGCGATGATAAAGGAAAACTCTTCACATGTGGACACTTTGATCTTGTGATATGTGATGAGGCACATAGATCCATTTATAACAAGTACAGAGATATCTTTGCCTATTTTGATGCCCCGTTGATTGGTCTTACAGCTACACCAAAAGACGAAATTGATAAAAATACATATGAGGTTTTTGAATTAGAGAACGGTGTTCCGACATATGGATATGATCTGGCACAGGCTGTAAAAGACGGATATCTTGTTGACTACGTTTCCGTTGAATCGGAATTAAAGTTTATAGAACAGGGAATCGTATATGATGAGTTGTCAGAAGAAGACAAGCAGACATACGAGGAAACTTTTACAGATGAACATGGGAATCTGCCGGAATCAATAAGTTCGTCAGCTCTTAATACATGGATATTCAATGAGGACACGATAAAAAAGGTTTTGCATATTTTGATGACGGAGGGCATTAAGATTGATTACGGGCAGAAACTTGGTAAGACGATTATTTTTGCAAAGAATCATGACCATGCTGAAAAGATACTGGAAGTCTTTCATAAGGAGTATCCACATCTCACGGATTATGCAAAAGTAATAGATAATTATATGACGTATGCACAGAGTGCGATAGATGAGTTTTCTGATCCGAAGAAGATGCCTCAGATTGCAATTTCTGTAGATATGTTGGATACGGGGATTGATGTACCGGAAGTTTTGAACCTGGTATTTTTTAAAAAAGTAATGAGTAAAGCAAAATTTTGGCAGATGATTGGACGTGGTACAAGACTCTGCCCTGGTCTGATTGATGGAGAAGATAAGCAGAAATTTTATATCTTTGATTTTTGCAAGAATTTTGAATTTTTCCGAATGAATAAAGGAAAAGCTACGGCAAACATGATTGCGCTTCAAGGAGCGATTTTTAATTTGAAGTTTGAAATTTCCTATAAGCTTCAGGATATCGAATATCAAACTGACAGACTGATTGCATATCGTGATGCATTGGTTCAGCAAATGAGTGAAAAAGTACAAGAACTGCCAAGGGATAACTTTGCTGTACGTCAGCATTTAAAGTATGTGGATATGTATTCTTCAGAATCAAATTATAATGCGCTTACATATGAGGATACCTTGATTGTCAGAGAAGAAGTAGCGCCTTTGATGTTACCGGATGAGGATGAAGCAAGCGCTGTTCGGTTTGATGCACTGATGTATGGAATTGAATTAGCATACTTAGTTGGAAAAAGGTATTCAAAAGCCCGGTCAGATTTGCACAAAAAAGTCGCCGGAATTGCAAGTGTGGCAAATATTCCTGAAATTCAGGCACAGTCGGATCTGATCAATAAGATTTTGAATACAGATTATGTAGATAATGCCGGGATTAACGAATTTGAAGAAATCAGAGAAAAACTCCGTAATTTGATGAAGTATATTCCTTCGGGAACGAGCAAATACGTAACGAATTTTACAGATGAATTGCTTTCAACGGAATGGAAAGAATCGGAACTCGAAAATGATGAACTCAATAATTACAAGGCAAAAGCGGAGTATTATATCAGACAACATCAGGATAATATTGCAATCGCAAAATTAAAGACAAATCAACCTCTGACATCAACGGATGTTGAAACGTTAGAAGAAGTATTATGGCATGAGGTTGGTACAAAGCAGGATTATGAAAATGAATTTGGAACCAAGCCGCTTGGTGAATTTGTCCGTGAAATTGTAGGATTGGATATGAATGCCGCCAAAGAAGCATTCTCGGAGTACTTAACAAATACAAGTCTTGACAGCAGACAGATTTATTTTGTGAATCAGATAGTGGAATATATTGTTCATAATGGAATGATGAAAGATCTTTCTGTTCTTCAGGAATCACCTTTTACTGATCGGGGAAGTGTGGTGGAGATATTCACAGATTTGAACGTGTGGATGGGAATCAAGAAGGTTATAGATACAATCAATGCAAATGCGGCAGCGTAGAAAGAGAAAAATTTGAAGATGAAAGTTGTGGCGAAAGTTATGATGCCGTTTGTGATTCGGATATAAAAATTTTATACTACAAGTTCAATGACAAATGAGGCAGCATCCCTTAAAATTATTTCCAGGACATAAGTATGGAAATGATTTAAGGGAGGACTTCGTATGAGCGAAAAAATGTTAGTAACACAGGCACTGGACGAAAGAGACCTGTTAGTGAAGAAAATCAATGATAAGATTGAGAAAGCAAGTTTCGTAGATACAGCTAAGCCAAATGAGGAAAAAGTATATGCAAAGCGAATTAATAGGGAGGAATATGCGAAAGAAGCAGAGGCGGCTTATCAACAGATTAACGATTTGATCGAACGCTTCCAGAAAATTGACGCTGCAATCGTGGATTCTAATGCGAAGACAGAAGTTAAGACTTCCTACGGCACTTTTACAGTTGCGGGTGCAATCTCACTCAGAAGCAGGCTTCGAGGCATGGATTCTTATGATGGGGAGGCAGATTTCGAAGGCAAATTGAGAGACAAATTAAATGATGAGTATAATGAGCGCGTTCGTTTTTGTGATATAAAGAATAACCAGCTTCAGGCAACGGCGGAAAATATGCGTTTGAGTATTTTGGGGCGTGATGCCAAGGCAAGGGATGATAAACCATTAGGAGTTGTT
This is a stretch of genomic DNA from Marvinbryantia formatexigens DSM 14469. It encodes these proteins:
- a CDS encoding restriction endonuclease subunit S codes for the protein MIFNDVLEIKNGRNQRRVENPDGKYPVYGSGGIMGYADDYICSAETVIIGRKGSINNPIFVDEPFWNVDTAFGLEAKREVLIPRYLYYFCKHFDFKQLNKTVTIPSLTKSDLLKIEIKLPCLSNQQSIVHRLQSVEQIIDNYYQQLEKLDELVKARFVEMFGDPVENPHGFRKVALSELAEIKIGPFGSLLHKEDYIEGGHPLLNPSHIVGGKVVPDSKLTISDKKYDELEAYHLHTDDVVMGRRGEMGRCAVVTSEGFLCGTGSLLIRTKGEVTADYIQKTISFPSFRKTIEDMAVGQTMPNLNVPIVSKFQIIKPPIEVQKRYYEFVAQVDKSKIAVQKALDQTQLLFDSLMQKYFG
- a CDS encoding DUF3990 domain-containing protein, which codes for MAKMTVYHGGYIPVENPKIRVGRNTKDFGEGFYCTIIKEQAQRWARRYHTKIVSIYDVRLKSDLQIKEFKEMTDEWLDFIIDCRSGKKHTYDIVIGAMANDQIYNYVSDYMDGTITREQFWVLAKFKYPTHQINFCTKEALKCLEYRGFEEVV
- the xerA gene encoding site-specific tyrosine recombinase/integron integrase, which encodes MEEKIVLIINKMADYLNVSQMKKLQEVLLQTFSENSVHKEETSNLEYLQLFLDAKKIEGCSARTIQYYSSTVERMLRNIEQPIRKISTEEIRKYLVDYQKINNCSKVTVDNIRRNISSFFSWLEEEDYILKSPMKRIHKIKTKQPVKETISDEAIELLRDSCECSRDLAMIDLLYSTGIRVGELVNLNISDVDFEARECIVFGKGDKERKVYFDAKAKLHLQNYLKTRADDNPALFVSLDEPHDRLKISGVEIRIRSLGRKLNMEKIHPHKFRRTMATRAIDKGMPIEQVQKILGHSQIDTTMQYAIVNQTNVKTSHQKFIA
- a CDS encoding restriction endonuclease subunit S, whose amino-acid sequence is MVKLIEITGKAISGEWGTDDETGDGIPVLRTTNFTNEGVINYSDIVTRTITKKNIDEKFLRKGDIIIEKSGGSDKFPVGRVIYFDGEDNTYLFNNFTGLLRVKNQEVWYPRYVFYSLFANYQRGGTKSFENKTTGLHNLKTDDYVSKYEVAEIDKKEQILICERLDKLYGIIKLREHELQFLDNLIKARFIEMFGDSRINSKGFRTKKGSELFKISNGKAVANDKRFEDGIPAYGGNGISWYTDEVLYEQDTIVIGRVGFQSGNVHLVKGPVWITDNAMYISDFYDDSLCLVFLCEMMKQIDFTRLQDAGDLKKVTQKPFMKMDYILPSKQLQDEYVDFVKQVDKSKVMVMDICHYYVKPR
- a CDS encoding DEAD/DEAH box helicase family protein — encoded protein: MKTNFDYLKKDSKFSGFADVAISAEKIILMDPEASILNSRRAMEFAIKWMYSVDSDLEMPYQDNLQSLMNAEEYRHIVGPDLWKRMDYIRRCGNNAAHSNKKLGKDEAMLCLENLFIYLDFIAYCYSDQYEEHSFDKTLITSRIEKARESKDAAIAVKTELAKEQEKSARQELDLQKLIAENASLKEELSSRRQEQQQTYVPKPLDLSEYKTRKLYIDSMLTDAGWVEGRDWRNEVELSGMPNQSEVGFADYVLYDDMHRPLAIVEAKRTCVDVSKGRQQAKLYADLLEQKYKRRPVVFLTNGFETHIIDGQYPERKCSAIYSKRDLEKWFNLMMTRTSLKHVVVNKNIAGRYYQESAIKAVCSSFGEKNRRKALLVMATGSGKTRTVIALCDCLLKAGWIRNILFLADRNSLVTQAKRSFVNMLPNLSCTNLVEEKDNYNAHCVFSTYQTMMNCIDTTCDDKGKLFTCGHFDLVICDEAHRSIYNKYRDIFAYFDAPLIGLTATPKDEIDKNTYEVFELENGVPTYGYDLAQAVKDGYLVDYVSVESELKFIEQGIVYDELSEEDKQTYEETFTDEHGNLPESISSSALNTWIFNEDTIKKVLHILMTEGIKIDYGQKLGKTIIFAKNHDHAEKILEVFHKEYPHLTDYAKVIDNYMTYAQSAIDEFSDPKKMPQIAISVDMLDTGIDVPEVLNLVFFKKVMSKAKFWQMIGRGTRLCPGLIDGEDKQKFYIFDFCKNFEFFRMNKGKATANMIALQGAIFNLKFEISYKLQDIEYQTDRLIAYRDALVQQMSEKVQELPRDNFAVRQHLKYVDMYSSESNYNALTYEDTLIVREEVAPLMLPDEDEASAVRFDALMYGIELAYLVGKRYSKARSDLHKKVAGIASVANIPEIQAQSDLINKILNTDYVDNAGINEFEEIREKLRNLMKYIPSGTSKYVTNFTDELLSTEWKESELENDELNNYKAKAEYYIRQHQDNIAIAKLKTNQPLTSTDVETLEEVLWHEVGTKQDYENEFGTKPLGEFVREIVGLDMNAAKEAFSEYLTNTSLDSRQIYFVNQIVEYIVHNGMMKDLSVLQESPFTDRGSVVEIFTDLNVWMGIKKVIDTINANAAA